One region of Saprospiraceae bacterium genomic DNA includes:
- a CDS encoding TonB-dependent receptor codes for MKAFLFGLAVLCAAATLHAQKISGRVAQPDNKAVEFATVTLHLASDSSLVKGAITDEHGHFEFEHIAAGRYFIQANVVGMGNGSVAAFDYTGDDRLLEKITLEESSTSLGQVTVVARRPIVEVKADKTIMNVEGNLNAQGQNALELLRKAPGVTVDNNDNIMMKGKNAVRFQIDGRDVPMDSKDLADYLKGLRAEDIAAIELVTNPSARYDASGNAGIINIKTRKNRAFGTNGSIGGEAIYGESLKGGGRLSFNHRNKWVNVFGNYNNHFGDWHNEMHLRRDQDERRFDQSSTMKDNNNNHNFKLGSDFFLNSKHTVGFVVDGRTAQGPWRNDSRTPISNLDTPDKIDSVLVAGNYVPQNRVNLNFNLNYRFADTSGRELSVDANRGQYRYRANSLQPNFYINPTGDEVLSRRIYRNNTPTDIDITIVKADYEQPVLKGKLGVGFKMNRVVTDNTFDFFDVINDESILNIDRSNRFQYDEMVNAGYVNYNIQVKKWGFQAGIRAEHTNWEGKLTSQKPGANEMVENSYLNWFPSAAITYSLNDKNQFNLTYSRRIDRPSYRDLNPFEDKLDELTYKKGNPFLRPQYTNSVELTHTFMGFFNTTVGYSNTSDVFTEYIDTTGGGASFLRQGNIAEQNNLTLSISAPMPIAKWWEGYLSVTGIISSFDANFREGFAYSESFKTLNLYSEQNFILPKGWRLQVSGWFNSPSIWQAVFRSKAMGAMDVGVRKQILDGNGTISFVVGDVLGTAGWRSVNDFTPGLYMLGRGTWESQTVRLNVDYKFGNKNVKGARQRKTGTEDINSRIRSGRN; via the coding sequence ATGAAAGCCTTCCTGTTTGGCCTTGCCGTGCTGTGCGCGGCTGCTACGCTCCATGCCCAGAAAATCAGTGGTCGGGTGGCACAACCCGACAACAAGGCTGTCGAGTTTGCCACCGTCACCCTCCATCTCGCCTCCGATTCTTCGCTTGTGAAAGGTGCCATCACCGACGAGCATGGTCATTTTGAGTTCGAGCACATCGCGGCTGGCCGTTACTTCATCCAAGCCAACGTGGTAGGCATGGGGAATGGCTCTGTGGCTGCTTTCGACTACACTGGCGACGACCGCTTGCTCGAAAAAATCACATTGGAAGAATCCTCCACTTCGCTCGGCCAAGTCACCGTGGTGGCACGCCGCCCCATTGTGGAGGTGAAAGCCGACAAGACCATCATGAATGTGGAAGGCAACCTGAACGCACAGGGTCAAAATGCCCTCGAACTGTTGCGAAAGGCCCCCGGGGTGACGGTGGACAACAACGACAACATCATGATGAAAGGCAAAAATGCCGTGCGGTTTCAGATTGACGGTCGTGACGTGCCGATGGACTCCAAAGACCTCGCTGACTACCTCAAGGGACTGCGTGCCGAAGACATCGCCGCCATTGAGTTGGTCACCAATCCATCGGCCAGATATGATGCTTCGGGCAACGCGGGCATCATCAACATCAAAACACGCAAAAACCGCGCGTTCGGCACCAATGGCTCTATCGGGGGCGAGGCGATATACGGCGAAAGCCTCAAAGGGGGCGGGCGCTTGTCGTTCAACCACCGCAACAAATGGGTCAATGTGTTTGGCAACTACAACAACCATTTTGGCGACTGGCACAACGAAATGCACCTGCGCCGCGACCAAGATGAACGCCGATTCGACCAGTCGAGCACCATGAAGGACAATAACAACAACCACAACTTCAAACTCGGCTCGGACTTTTTCCTCAACAGCAAGCACACGGTCGGCTTCGTCGTGGACGGACGCACCGCACAAGGCCCATGGCGCAACGACTCCCGCACCCCCATCTCTAACCTAGACACTCCCGACAAGATTGACTCCGTGCTGGTGGCGGGCAACTATGTGCCGCAAAACCGCGTGAATCTCAACTTCAACCTCAATTATCGCTTCGCCGACACCTCTGGCCGTGAATTGAGCGTAGATGCCAACCGTGGGCAATACCGCTACCGCGCCAATTCGTTGCAGCCCAACTTTTACATAAACCCCACGGGAGACGAGGTGCTGTCCAGACGCATCTACCGCAACAACACCCCGACCGACATAGACATCACCATCGTGAAAGCCGACTACGAACAACCTGTGCTGAAGGGCAAGCTGGGCGTAGGCTTCAAAATGAACCGCGTCGTGACGGACAACACGTTCGACTTCTTCGACGTGATAAATGACGAGTCTATCCTCAACATTGACCGCAGCAACCGCTTCCAATACGATGAAATGGTGAATGCGGGCTATGTGAATTACAACATTCAGGTAAAAAAGTGGGGTTTTCAGGCAGGTATTCGCGCCGAGCACACCAATTGGGAAGGCAAGCTGACCAGCCAAAAGCCGGGTGCCAACGAAATGGTGGAAAACAGTTACCTTAACTGGTTCCCAAGCGCGGCCATCACTTATTCCCTGAACGACAAAAACCAGTTCAACCTGACGTACAGCCGCCGCATTGACCGCCCGAGCTACCGAGACCTCAACCCGTTTGAGGACAAGTTGGACGAGTTGACATACAAAAAGGGCAATCCTTTCCTGCGCCCGCAATACACCAACAGCGTGGAACTGACGCATACCTTCATGGGCTTTTTCAACACCACGGTGGGGTATAGCAACACCAGCGACGTGTTCACCGAATACATTGACACCACAGGCGGCGGTGCCTCGTTCCTCCGCCAAGGAAACATTGCCGAACAGAACAACCTGACCCTAAGCATCAGCGCGCCCATGCCCATCGCCAAATGGTGGGAAGGCTACCTGAGCGTCACAGGCATCATCAGTTCGTTCGATGCCAATTTCCGCGAGGGGTTTGCATACAGCGAATCGTTCAAGACCCTCAATCTGTACAGCGAGCAAAACTTCATCCTGCCAAAAGGGTGGCGCCTTCAGGTGTCCGGCTGGTTCAACAGCCCCAGCATCTGGCAAGCAGTGTTTCGCAGCAAAGCCATGGGTGCCATGGACGTGGGGGTGCGCAAACAAATACTCGACGGCAATGGCACCATCAGCTTCGTCGTGGGCGACGTGCTGGGCACTGCTGGCTGGCGCAGTGTCAACGATTTCACCCCCGGCCTCTACATGCTCGGACGCGGCACTTGGGAGAGCCAAACCGTGCGCCTGAACGTGGACTATAAATTCGGCAACAAAAACGTGAAAGGAGCCAGACAGCGCAAGACTGGCACCGAAGACATAAACTCCCGCATTCGTTCGGGTAGAAATTAA
- a CDS encoding 50S ribosomal protein L25 yields the protein MEIIALQGHLKEGSGKEGAKKIRRNNQIPAVMYKSGGGEATQFALNASDIRHLVYTSKFKMAEIAINGATHKCIVKDIQFHPVTDAVLHLDFLELVPGVKFKATVPLRFIGQAPGVKAGGKFIPRMRQINILTTPEKAVDEVVADISTMELGSTIRVRDITPTEGVEITNTSAVPVASIEIPRALKGK from the coding sequence ATGGAAATCATTGCTTTACAGGGGCATCTCAAAGAAGGTTCCGGCAAAGAAGGGGCAAAAAAAATCCGTCGCAACAATCAAATTCCGGCGGTGATGTATAAAAGCGGCGGTGGCGAGGCTACCCAGTTTGCGCTCAATGCGTCCGATATTCGCCATTTGGTTTACACCTCCAAATTCAAAATGGCCGAGATTGCCATCAATGGCGCGACGCACAAATGCATCGTGAAAGACATCCAGTTCCATCCGGTGACGGACGCGGTGCTGCACCTTGATTTCCTTGAGTTGGTTCCCGGTGTCAAGTTCAAGGCTACTGTACCCTTGCGATTTATCGGTCAGGCTCCCGGTGTGAAAGCTGGTGGCAAGTTCATCCCGCGCATGCGCCAAATCAACATCCTCACCACGCCTGAAAAAGCTGTGGACGAGGTGGTGGCAGACATTTCCACGATGGAACTCGGCTCCACGATTCGGGTGCGCGACATCACACCTACGGAAGGTGTGGAAATCACCAACACCAGTGCCGTGCCTGTAGCTTCCATCGAGATTCCACGCGCGCTCAAAGGCAAGTAA
- a CDS encoding 4Fe-4S binding protein: MKDTSLSVATPNPSLTSGKQKLALAVAGIGVLLLLITWASGHAFSPLLLLLTSLGLMSAGVWLFVREEYLRRPEGIKNNGVWFKSLSARGVWGWLAAIVLTGFYTVLYFFPEGWLGGLTQVFDPLSRGLRKMPADKWFVYGSLYTFSILALGVKFIYKYRHSRYQLLRTVSVMFFQLGFAYLIPAFLQLMQQPEYYFTYFWPLKDYYGSPSAVRYYGSATSISVYFIIFSALMTFVATPVLTYFLGKRWYCSWVCGCGGLAETAGDPFRHLSDKSLRAWRIERWMIHSVLVAVVLLTGLLWLNSWQKGGVLGSFSQTYSAIYGYLIGMAFSGVVGVGFYPLMGSRVWCRFGCPMAAILGILQKKKSKFRITTNGGQCISCGNCSTYCEMGIDVRHYAQRGQDVVRASCVGCGICAAVCPRGVLRLEGASADVGQRTQATRTVHIKLEDVKIL; this comes from the coding sequence ATGAAAGACACATCACTCTCAGTCGCTACCCCCAACCCCTCCCTTACGAGCGGGAAGCAAAAGCTGGCGCTGGCCGTGGCTGGCATCGGGGTGCTGCTGCTGCTCATAACGTGGGCAAGCGGCCATGCTTTTTCGCCCCTATTGCTACTGCTGACCTCGCTTGGCCTCATGTCGGCTGGCGTATGGCTCTTTGTCCGCGAGGAATACCTCCGTCGCCCGGAGGGCATCAAAAACAATGGGGTGTGGTTCAAGAGCCTGTCGGCTCGCGGCGTGTGGGGCTGGCTGGCAGCCATCGTTCTGACGGGCTTCTACACCGTGTTGTATTTTTTCCCGGAAGGCTGGTTGGGCGGGCTTACGCAGGTGTTCGACCCGCTTAGTCGCGGGTTGCGCAAAATGCCTGCGGACAAGTGGTTCGTCTATGGCTCGCTCTACACTTTTTCCATTCTGGCTTTGGGCGTGAAGTTCATTTACAAATATCGGCACAGCCGCTACCAACTGCTGCGCACCGTTTCGGTGATGTTTTTTCAGTTGGGCTTTGCCTACCTCATCCCGGCATTTCTGCAACTGATGCAGCAGCCAGAGTATTATTTCACCTATTTCTGGCCTTTGAAAGACTACTATGGCTCGCCCAGCGCGGTGCGCTACTATGGCTCGGCCACGAGCATCAGTGTGTATTTCATCATTTTCAGCGCACTCATGACGTTCGTCGCCACCCCCGTTTTGACCTATTTTCTGGGAAAAAGATGGTACTGCTCATGGGTGTGCGGATGCGGCGGCTTGGCCGAGACGGCTGGCGACCCGTTTCGCCATCTTTCCGACAAAAGCCTGCGGGCGTGGAGGATAGAGCGCTGGATGATTCACTCGGTCTTGGTGGCGGTAGTGCTGCTCACTGGGTTGTTGTGGCTCAATTCGTGGCAAAAGGGCGGGGTGTTAGGCTCGTTTTCGCAGACCTATTCCGCCATCTATGGCTACCTCATCGGCATGGCATTCAGCGGCGTGGTGGGCGTGGGATTCTATCCGCTCATGGGCAGCAGAGTCTGGTGTCGGTTCGGATGCCCGATGGCTGCGATTTTGGGTATTTTGCAAAAGAAAAAATCAAAGTTCCGCATCACGACCAACGGCGGCCAGTGCATTTCCTGCGGCAACTGCTCTACCTATTGCGAGATGGGCATTGACGTGCGCCACTACGCCCAACGCGGTCAGGACGTGGTACGTGCCTCCTGCGTGGGATGCGGCATCTGCGCGGCTGTTTGCCCGCGTGGCGTGTTGCGTCTAGAAGGCGCTTCCGCAGATGTAGGGCAGCGCACACAGGCGACACGCACGGTGCATATTAAGTTGGAGGACGTGAAGATTTTATAG
- a CDS encoding NAD(P)/FAD-dependent oxidoreductase, giving the protein MKIVILGNGIAGITAARHIRKMSDHEIVVVSDESDYFFSRTALMYIYMGHLRFKDTQPYEPWFWEKNRIQRLRARVERVDFQEKKLHSTAGETITYDKLLLAVGSKSNKFGWPGQDLEGVHGLYHLQDLEAMERHTPSLERAVVVGGGLIGVEMAEMFHSRGIAVTFLVREPDFWSIVLPPEESRMVSRHLRAHHIDLRLQTELKEIMPDTSGKKCAAVVTNTGETIGCGFVGLTVGVSPNIGFLKNTELETQRGILVNEFLETNIPDVFAAGDCAELRQPSPGRRAIEAVWYTGRMMGETAAHNIIGESRPQFYNPGIWFNSAKFFDIEYQVYGDIQAKLPDEQATLYWEHPDGHKSIRLNYDKSSGRVVGFNLMGVRYRHEVCDKWLRTHAHIEEVLQHLGLANFDPEFYPQHEAELVRLYNRQTGRDLQLKQRRGLKGVLAFLK; this is encoded by the coding sequence ATGAAAATAGTTATCCTTGGCAACGGCATCGCAGGCATCACCGCCGCCCGACACATCCGCAAGATGAGCGACCATGAGATAGTGGTAGTGTCCGACGAGTCGGATTATTTTTTTAGCCGCACGGCACTGATGTACATTTACATGGGGCATCTGAGATTCAAGGACACTCAGCCCTACGAGCCGTGGTTTTGGGAGAAAAATCGCATCCAGCGCCTTCGCGCTCGTGTGGAGCGCGTTGATTTTCAGGAAAAAAAATTACACTCGACCGCTGGCGAAACCATCACCTACGACAAGCTGCTGCTTGCCGTGGGGTCCAAGTCCAACAAGTTTGGCTGGCCGGGGCAAGACCTGGAAGGCGTGCACGGGCTGTATCATTTGCAGGATTTGGAAGCTATGGAGCGGCACACGCCCAGCCTCGAACGCGCCGTGGTGGTGGGGGGCGGCCTCATCGGGGTGGAAATGGCCGAGATGTTTCACAGCCGAGGCATCGCGGTCACGTTTTTGGTACGCGAGCCGGATTTCTGGAGCATCGTTTTGCCGCCCGAAGAGTCACGCATGGTGAGCCGCCATTTGCGGGCGCACCATATTGATTTGCGCTTGCAGACGGAATTGAAAGAAATCATGCCAGATACCTCTGGCAAAAAATGCGCGGCGGTCGTCACCAATACAGGTGAGACAATCGGTTGTGGCTTCGTGGGTCTTACCGTGGGCGTAAGCCCCAACATCGGCTTCTTGAAAAATACCGAATTGGAGACCCAACGCGGCATCCTCGTCAACGAATTTCTGGAAACCAACATTCCTGATGTTTTTGCGGCAGGCGACTGCGCGGAGCTGCGCCAGCCATCCCCGGGACGCCGCGCCATAGAGGCAGTGTGGTACACGGGGCGCATGATGGGCGAAACCGCTGCGCACAACATCATAGGTGAGTCGCGCCCGCAATTTTACAATCCCGGTATCTGGTTCAACTCCGCCAAGTTCTTCGATATCGAGTATCAGGTTTATGGAGACATTCAGGCTAAACTCCCGGACGAACAGGCCACTCTCTACTGGGAGCACCCTGACGGCCACAAGAGCATTCGCCTGAACTACGACAAATCGAGCGGGCGCGTCGTCGGGTTCAACCTCATGGGCGTGCGCTATCGGCATGAGGTCTGCGACAAGTGGCTTCGCACTCATGCGCACATCGAGGAGGTGCTCCAACACCTCGGATTGGCCAATTTCGACCCCGAATTTTATCCGCAACACGAAGCGGAATTGGTGCGGCTATACAACCGACAAACGGGCAGAGACTTGCAGTTGAAACAGCGTCGCGGCTTGAAGGGCGTGCTGGCGTTTTTAAAATGA
- a CDS encoding NfeD family protein yields MEWLSAAQMWVIVAAFALIAELFTVSFFFFFLSVGAAITALLTWLGITPDSTSQLLCFVVVSLVSLALFRKYALRIFGKNERVDSYQSFVGDRAVVSLSIPANGEGKIHYRGTEWIALSHKGIPLAEGTSVVVKKMDGIRVIVEAADI; encoded by the coding sequence ATGGAATGGCTATCAGCGGCCCAAATGTGGGTCATCGTCGCGGCGTTTGCGCTCATCGCAGAGCTCTTCACCGTCTCTTTCTTTTTCTTTTTCCTGAGCGTCGGCGCTGCCATCACCGCGTTGCTGACGTGGTTGGGCATCACACCCGATAGCACCAGCCAACTGCTGTGCTTTGTGGTCGTCTCGCTCGTCTCCCTCGCACTGTTTCGCAAATACGCGCTGCGCATTTTTGGGAAAAACGAGCGCGTGGACAGCTACCAAAGCTTTGTGGGCGACCGCGCCGTCGTGTCGCTCTCCATCCCGGCCAATGGTGAGGGAAAAATTCATTATCGGGGCACCGAGTGGATTGCCCTGAGCCACAAAGGCATCCCATTAGCCGAAGGCACCTCCGTCGTGGTGAAAAAAATGGACGGCATCCGCGTCATCGTGGAAGCAGCCGACATTTGA
- a CDS encoding paraslipin, with the protein MTPLLIIAILAVLVIMSAVKVVPQQTAFVVERLGRFHAVLDPGINFIIPFFDRAAYRHSLKEQAYDIPEQICITKDNVQVQVDGVIFLQVVDPKTASYGVNNYVFAVTQLAQTTMRSEVGKIDLDRAFEERTTINRAVVNAIDEAAIGWGVKVLRYEIKNISPPQSVLHAMEKQMQAEREKRARILQSEGEKQSAINVAEGQKQKVVLESEGLQMRQINEANGQAEAIRAVAAATAEALVKVADAIQAKGGMEAVQLRVAEQMVEQFGNLARTNNTLILPANFGDISSLIAGAMSVVKHQSDKK; encoded by the coding sequence ATGACGCCTCTTCTCATTATCGCAATCTTGGCCGTTCTGGTCATCATGTCAGCCGTTAAAGTCGTGCCGCAACAAACCGCTTTCGTGGTGGAGCGCCTCGGCAGATTCCATGCAGTGCTCGACCCCGGCATCAATTTCATCATCCCTTTCTTCGACCGCGCTGCTTACCGTCACAGCCTAAAAGAGCAGGCTTACGACATTCCCGAACAAATTTGCATCACGAAAGACAACGTGCAGGTGCAAGTGGACGGCGTGATATTCTTGCAAGTGGTTGACCCTAAAACCGCCTCTTACGGTGTGAACAATTATGTGTTCGCCGTGACGCAACTGGCCCAGACCACCATGCGCTCCGAGGTAGGCAAAATTGACCTCGACCGCGCTTTTGAGGAACGCACCACCATCAACCGCGCCGTGGTCAATGCCATTGACGAGGCCGCCATTGGTTGGGGCGTAAAGGTGTTGCGCTACGAAATCAAAAACATCTCGCCGCCACAGTCCGTACTACACGCGATGGAAAAACAAATGCAAGCCGAACGCGAAAAACGCGCCCGCATCCTCCAATCGGAGGGCGAAAAGCAATCCGCCATCAACGTGGCGGAAGGCCAAAAGCAGAAGGTCGTGCTCGAGTCCGAAGGCTTGCAAATGCGCCAAATCAACGAGGCCAACGGCCAAGCCGAAGCCATCCGCGCAGTGGCCGCCGCCACTGCCGAAGCCTTGGTGAAAGTGGCAGATGCCATACAAGCCAAAGGCGGCATGGAAGCCGTGCAGCTCCGGGTGGCGGAGCAAATGGTGGAGCAGTTCGGCAACCTCGCTCGCACCAACAACACGCTCATCCTACCTGCCAATTTTGGCGACATTTCGTCCTTGATTGCAGGTGCCATGTCCGTCGTCAAACACCAATCCGACAAAAAATAA